In Corynebacterium afermentans subsp. afermentans, a genomic segment contains:
- a CDS encoding WhiB family transcriptional regulator produces MTLDELFGAVEQEWQDQALCAQTDPEAFFPEKGGSTREAKRICKACAVRDECLEYALEHDERFGIWGGLSDRERRRLKKQIS; encoded by the coding sequence ATGACCCTCGACGAGTTGTTCGGCGCCGTCGAGCAGGAGTGGCAGGATCAGGCACTGTGTGCCCAGACCGACCCGGAGGCGTTCTTCCCTGAGAAGGGCGGCTCGACCCGCGAGGCAAAGCGAATCTGCAAGGCGTGCGCCGTGCGCGACGAGTGCTTGGAATACGCGCTCGAGCACGACGAACGTTTCGGGATTTGGGGCGGACTCTCCGACCGTGAGCGCCGTCGCCTGAAAAAGCAGATCAGCTAG
- a CDS encoding metallopeptidase family protein codes for MSSTRPSHVQPARNRHGRGVRGPILPVGVPRYRTRANAFDQLVIDAYAPLHNQYFSELAGVDLAVDTIPRMRLSPDMTVLPDEIIADGPVPLGRVLQAGVDRQGNPTRARFVVFRMPIEHRTSTTQERSELLTWVLTALVANYLNLDPRTISPDFPW; via the coding sequence ATGAGCTCCACTCGCCCCTCCCACGTGCAACCGGCCCGCAACCGCCACGGCCGGGGCGTGCGCGGGCCCATCCTGCCGGTTGGTGTGCCGCGGTATCGCACCCGCGCCAATGCATTCGACCAACTGGTCATCGACGCATACGCGCCGCTTCATAACCAGTACTTCAGCGAGCTGGCCGGCGTCGACCTCGCCGTCGACACCATTCCGCGGATGCGGTTGAGCCCTGACATGACGGTGCTGCCGGACGAGATCATCGCCGACGGCCCGGTGCCGCTCGGTCGCGTCTTGCAGGCGGGCGTGGACAGGCAGGGCAACCCCACACGCGCGCGCTTCGTGGTGTTTCGCATGCCTATCGAGCACCGCACCTCGACAACACAAGAGCGGTCAGAACTCCTTACTTGGGTTCTGACCGCTCTTGTGGCCAATTACCTCAACTTGGATCCGAGGACTATCTCCCCAGACTTCCCCTGGTAG
- a CDS encoding DUF3499 domain-containing protein gives MNIYRRCCRPGCGRPAVATLIYAYADSTAVVGPLAPAPDPHAWDLCEHHSAHITAPVGWELVRVEHVELDDDLDDESTDITALAEAVREAGRVTTGLVETGQDPIEYSADKDFNNPDTSNHPVHRTKRVEEQIAAAKAARRSHLRIVPDPEAEQ, from the coding sequence GTGAATATCTACCGCCGTTGTTGCCGCCCAGGGTGCGGTCGGCCCGCCGTGGCCACGCTGATCTACGCGTACGCGGATTCGACGGCAGTGGTCGGACCGCTCGCGCCCGCCCCGGACCCGCACGCCTGGGATCTTTGCGAACACCATTCCGCGCACATCACCGCACCGGTGGGCTGGGAGCTGGTCCGCGTCGAGCACGTCGAGCTCGACGACGATTTGGACGACGAAAGCACCGACATCACCGCGCTCGCGGAGGCAGTGCGCGAAGCGGGGCGTGTGACCACCGGGCTGGTGGAAACAGGCCAGGACCCGATCGAGTATTCGGCGGACAAGGACTTCAACAACCCGGACACCTCCAACCACCCGGTGCACCGCACGAAGCGGGTGGAAGAGCAGATAGCTGCGGCCAAGGCGGCGCGGCGCTCCCACCTGCGCATCGTGCCGGACCCGGAGGCTGAGCAGTAG
- a CDS encoding phosphomannomutase/phosphoglucomutase: MAIEHTNETLKSVIKAYDVRGVVGETIDEDFVRTAGAAFAHILRGEGETRIAVGHDMRPSSPALANAFAEGAASQGLNVTLLGLTSTDELYFVAGTKRCAGAMFTASHNPAQYNGIKLCRAGATPVSTDTGLGEIARMILEGVPGYEGEPGDVDKHDALDEYASYLRELVPVPARRKLVVAVDAANGMGGMTVPAVLGDMDIRPLYFELDGTFPNHEANPLDPKNLVDLQKFTVEQGADIGLAFDGDADRCFVVDERGEAVSPSAITALIATRTLKQHPGATIIHNLITSRAVPELIEEHGGNAVRTRVGHSYIKAQMAEHSALFGGEHSAHYYFSEFFNADSGLVAALHVLAALAEQDAPLSEMMGAYERYTASGEINSEVADQAAATQRVVDAFADRAESVDTLDGVTVQLKDSKSWFNVRASNTEPLLRLNAEAPTRDEVDALTEEILGIIRA; encoded by the coding sequence ATGGCTATTGAGCACACGAACGAGACGCTGAAGAGCGTTATCAAGGCGTACGACGTTCGCGGCGTCGTTGGCGAGACCATCGACGAGGACTTCGTCCGCACCGCGGGCGCGGCGTTCGCGCACATCCTGCGCGGGGAGGGGGAGACCCGCATTGCGGTCGGCCACGACATGCGCCCGTCCTCGCCCGCGCTTGCAAACGCTTTCGCGGAAGGCGCCGCCAGCCAGGGCCTCAACGTGACCCTGCTGGGACTGACGTCTACCGACGAGCTGTATTTCGTCGCTGGCACGAAGCGCTGCGCCGGCGCGATGTTTACCGCTTCGCACAACCCGGCGCAGTACAACGGCATCAAGCTCTGCCGCGCGGGTGCGACCCCGGTGTCCACGGACACGGGCCTGGGCGAGATCGCCCGCATGATCCTCGAGGGTGTGCCGGGGTATGAGGGGGAACCTGGGGACGTCGATAAGCATGACGCCCTGGATGAGTACGCCTCCTACCTGCGCGAGCTTGTGCCGGTTCCTGCGCGCCGCAAGCTTGTTGTGGCGGTGGACGCGGCTAACGGCATGGGCGGCATGACGGTGCCGGCGGTGCTGGGGGATATGGACATCCGCCCGCTGTACTTTGAGCTCGACGGCACCTTCCCCAACCACGAGGCGAACCCGCTGGACCCGAAGAACCTGGTTGACCTGCAGAAGTTCACCGTGGAGCAGGGGGCCGACATCGGTCTCGCCTTCGACGGGGACGCGGACCGCTGCTTCGTGGTAGACGAGCGCGGCGAGGCCGTCTCCCCGTCCGCGATCACCGCGCTGATCGCCACCCGCACGCTCAAGCAGCACCCGGGCGCGACGATCATCCACAACCTGATCACCTCCCGCGCCGTGCCGGAGCTGATTGAAGAGCACGGCGGCAACGCGGTGCGCACGCGCGTCGGCCACTCCTACATCAAGGCGCAGATGGCGGAGCATTCCGCGCTGTTCGGCGGCGAGCACTCCGCGCACTACTACTTCTCGGAGTTCTTCAACGCCGACTCCGGCCTGGTGGCAGCGCTGCACGTGCTGGCCGCGCTGGCGGAGCAGGACGCGCCGCTGAGCGAGATGATGGGCGCCTACGAGCGCTACACCGCCTCCGGCGAGATCAACTCCGAGGTCGCCGACCAGGCCGCAGCCACGCAGCGCGTAGTGGACGCGTTTGCGGACCGCGCGGAATCCGTGGACACCCTTGACGGCGTCACCGTGCAGCTCAAAGACTCCAAGTCCTGGTTCAACGTGCGCGCCTCCAACACCGAGCCGCTGCTGCGCCTGAACGCCGAGGCGCCGACCCGCGACGAAGTGGACGCGCTGACCGAGGAAATCCTCGGCATCATCCGCGCTTGA
- the manA gene encoding mannose-6-phosphate isomerase, class I — MEHLEGALRPYPWGSHTLIAQLRGEPSPSPQPQAELWFGAHPAAPATVNGQGLDEAIAADPAAALGKRVTEAHGDQLPFLVKLLAAAAPLSIQAHPSLEQAQEGFARENTEGIALNSPNRNYKDPNHKPELIVALTEFRALAGFRPVPDTAAFFAELGSAELDRYATLLPTDGEGDLRALFTTLISLPHQPRVELIESVQRAAAELVDQHSAPAWMVDAAEVYLELNRAYPGDVGVLAALLLNVLTLAPGEAAFLRAGQLHAYLSGLGVEVMANSDNVLRGGLTTKHVDVPELVKVLDFSTLENPRAEAAPSHGGVEFQLPVDSFAVRVHSLAHGETLVIDEDGPAIVLCTSGEVRGADGFVLSQGNAAWAPASEREVQLTAEGAAQVFVATA, encoded by the coding sequence ATGGAGCACCTCGAAGGAGCTCTGCGCCCCTACCCCTGGGGCTCTCACACGTTGATCGCCCAGCTGCGCGGCGAGCCTTCGCCGAGCCCGCAGCCGCAGGCGGAACTCTGGTTTGGTGCCCACCCGGCCGCCCCGGCGACGGTGAACGGGCAAGGCTTGGACGAAGCCATTGCCGCCGACCCGGCCGCCGCGCTGGGCAAAAGGGTCACAGAAGCGCACGGCGACCAATTGCCGTTTCTGGTCAAGCTGCTCGCTGCGGCCGCGCCCTTGAGCATCCAGGCCCACCCCTCGCTGGAGCAGGCACAGGAAGGCTTTGCGCGCGAAAACACCGAGGGCATCGCGTTGAACAGCCCGAACCGCAACTACAAGGATCCGAACCACAAGCCCGAGCTCATTGTCGCGCTGACCGAGTTCCGCGCTTTGGCCGGGTTCCGTCCGGTTCCGGACACCGCCGCGTTTTTTGCCGAGCTCGGCAGCGCGGAGCTGGACCGCTACGCCACCTTGTTGCCCACGGACGGCGAGGGCGATCTGCGCGCATTGTTTACCACCCTGATTTCGCTGCCGCACCAGCCGCGGGTGGAGTTGATCGAATCGGTGCAGCGCGCGGCGGCGGAGCTCGTCGACCAACACTCAGCCCCTGCATGGATGGTAGACGCCGCCGAGGTCTACCTCGAGCTCAACCGGGCCTACCCGGGCGATGTGGGCGTGTTGGCGGCGTTGCTGCTGAACGTGCTCACGCTCGCGCCCGGCGAGGCGGCGTTTTTGCGTGCCGGCCAGCTTCACGCCTACCTGTCGGGGCTGGGCGTGGAGGTCATGGCTAACTCCGACAACGTGCTGCGAGGTGGGCTGACCACCAAGCATGTGGACGTGCCGGAGCTGGTGAAGGTGCTGGACTTCAGCACCTTGGAAAACCCGCGGGCAGAGGCAGCCCCGTCGCACGGCGGCGTGGAGTTCCAGCTTCCGGTGGACAGTTTCGCGGTGCGCGTGCATTCGCTTGCCCACGGCGAGACGCTGGTCATCGACGAAGACGGCCCCGCGATTGTGCTGTGCACCTCCGGCGAGGTGCGCGGCGCCGACGGGTTTGTGCTGTCCCAGGGCAACGCAGCTTGGGCGCCGGCGAGCGAAAGGGAAGTGCAGCTGACCGCCGAGGGCGCGGCCCAGGTGTTTGTGGCTACGGCCTAA
- a CDS encoding dTMP kinase: MIVAVEGIDGAGKNTLVTALKERFGAETLAFPRYETSVHAQLAQDALHGRMGDLTDSAFGMATMFALDRHGAKQLLDGFAGRRDRIIILDRYVASNAAYTSARTGDTAAVKWVHDLEFEKLGLPKPDLQVLVDTTPDVARERAEAREEQDATRTRDRYERDVALQVATFQAYSELAEHNWVSRWLRTADPAVIMQAVSELTE; this comes from the coding sequence ATGATTGTCGCTGTTGAAGGCATAGATGGTGCCGGCAAAAACACGCTTGTCACCGCGCTAAAAGAGCGCTTCGGTGCCGAGACCTTGGCGTTTCCCCGCTATGAGACGTCCGTCCACGCCCAGCTGGCGCAGGACGCCCTGCACGGGCGCATGGGCGATCTGACAGATTCCGCGTTCGGCATGGCCACCATGTTCGCGTTGGACAGGCATGGGGCGAAGCAGCTTCTCGACGGCTTCGCTGGCCGACGAGACCGCATTATCATCCTGGACCGCTACGTGGCGTCCAACGCGGCGTACACCAGCGCCCGCACGGGTGATACCGCCGCGGTGAAGTGGGTGCACGACTTGGAATTTGAAAAGTTGGGTCTACCCAAGCCGGATCTGCAGGTTCTGGTGGACACCACCCCGGATGTTGCCCGCGAGCGCGCGGAGGCGCGCGAGGAGCAGGACGCAACGCGCACCCGCGACCGCTACGAGCGCGACGTGGCTCTGCAGGTGGCGACCTTCCAGGCATATTCGGAGCTGGCGGAGCACAACTGGGTGAGCCGGTGGCTTCGCACCGCAGATCCGGCGGTTATCATGCAGGCAGTGAGCGAGCTGACGGAGTAG
- the mtrA gene encoding MtrAB system response regulator MtrA gives MAPKILVVDDDPAINEMLTIVLEAEGFQTSSVTDGVEAVPAFRSFDPDLILLDLMLPGMNGIDICREIRKESAVPVVMLTAKTDTVDVVLGLESGADDYITKPFKPKELVARIRARLRRTDETPADVFEVGDLTVDVPQHTVTRGDEEIQLTPLEFDLLVEMARKPNQVHSREELLESVWGYRNASDTRLVNVHVQRLRSKIEHDPENPEIILTVRGVGYKTGKSEV, from the coding sequence ATGGCACCGAAGATCCTTGTGGTGGACGACGACCCGGCGATCAACGAGATGCTGACAATCGTGTTGGAGGCCGAAGGTTTCCAAACCAGCTCCGTGACGGACGGTGTTGAGGCGGTGCCTGCCTTCCGCTCGTTCGACCCGGACCTGATCCTTTTGGATCTGATGCTGCCGGGCATGAACGGTATCGACATCTGCCGCGAGATCCGCAAGGAGTCCGCGGTGCCAGTGGTTATGCTCACCGCCAAAACGGACACGGTGGACGTGGTGCTGGGTTTGGAGTCCGGCGCGGACGACTACATCACCAAACCGTTCAAGCCGAAAGAGCTCGTTGCCCGCATCCGCGCGCGCCTGCGCCGCACCGACGAGACCCCGGCAGACGTGTTCGAGGTCGGCGACCTGACTGTGGACGTGCCGCAGCACACCGTCACCCGCGGCGACGAGGAAATCCAGCTCACACCCCTGGAGTTCGACCTCTTGGTGGAGATGGCGCGCAAGCCCAACCAGGTGCACTCGCGCGAGGAACTGCTGGAGTCCGTGTGGGGCTACCGCAACGCCTCCGACACCCGCCTGGTCAACGTGCACGTGCAGCGTCTGCGCTCCAAGATCGAGCACGACCCGGAGAACCCGGAGATTATCCTCACCGTGCGCGGTGTGGGCTACAAAACCGGTAAGTCGGAGGTGTAG
- the mtrB gene encoding MtrAB system histidine kinase MtrB, which produces MRHAWSTKLQVRFVGTVLLVSTVVMSVLGFALASVVTDRITAAKIETASVEIERARSTVDYQLANSGSSASLQARLNSARAGLTQRVQESGDSASFYEPVLVVEAPNGSVTSSPEAYQIPKRLGDYVRDGNVAYQFATVERPDGSAYDALIVGTPTNADIPNLRLYLVMNMESEASTVALMRGILASAAVIVVVLLMGISWLASQQIVAPVRSASRTAQRFASGHLRERMPVDGEDEMAVLAMSFNDMADTLSKQIANLEEYGSLQRQFTSDVSHELRTPLTTVRMAADLIAANEDSLEPATKRASQLMISELDRFEALLNDLLEISRHDAGVAELSSANVDVRQPAESAWQQTQHLAEELDVDVIFDIPDEPQTLEGDARRIERVVRNLIANAIDHSEGNPVTVRMRSNDEAVAITVTDGGVGLKSGEEDLVFNRFWRADKSRKRHSGGTGLGLAIAREDAQLHGGTLDAVGEFGVGSQFRLVLPRHLEAGVTESPLPLEAPRATAPESAEPLDGAENSADSAEGFGGEGGAVDKREPQEDTNA; this is translated from the coding sequence GTGCGGCACGCCTGGTCCACGAAGCTGCAGGTCCGCTTCGTGGGCACGGTGCTGCTGGTGTCCACGGTCGTGATGTCTGTGCTTGGCTTCGCGCTGGCGTCCGTTGTCACGGACCGCATTACCGCTGCCAAGATTGAAACCGCCAGTGTGGAAATTGAGCGTGCCCGCTCGACCGTGGATTACCAGCTGGCCAACTCTGGGTCTTCTGCATCCTTGCAGGCGCGGCTGAATTCGGCGCGCGCCGGGTTGACGCAGCGCGTGCAGGAAAGCGGCGACTCCGCCAGCTTCTACGAGCCGGTGCTGGTGGTCGAAGCCCCGAACGGCTCCGTGACCTCCTCGCCGGAGGCATACCAGATTCCGAAGCGGCTGGGCGACTATGTCAGGGACGGCAACGTGGCGTACCAGTTCGCCACCGTGGAGCGCCCGGACGGTTCGGCCTACGACGCGCTGATTGTGGGAACCCCGACCAACGCGGACATCCCCAACCTACGCCTCTATCTGGTGATGAACATGGAAAGCGAAGCCTCCACCGTGGCGCTCATGCGCGGCATTTTGGCGTCTGCCGCGGTGATCGTCGTGGTGCTGTTGATGGGCATCTCTTGGCTCGCGTCCCAGCAGATTGTGGCGCCGGTGCGCTCCGCCTCGCGCACCGCGCAACGTTTCGCATCCGGGCACTTGCGGGAGCGAATGCCTGTCGACGGCGAGGACGAGATGGCCGTGCTCGCCATGTCCTTCAACGACATGGCGGACACCTTAAGCAAGCAGATTGCCAACCTGGAGGAGTACGGCTCGCTGCAGCGCCAGTTCACCTCCGACGTCTCACACGAGCTGCGCACCCCGCTAACCACGGTCCGTATGGCGGCGGATTTGATCGCCGCGAACGAGGATTCGCTGGAGCCGGCGACCAAGCGTGCCTCGCAGCTGATGATCAGCGAGCTGGACCGATTCGAGGCGTTGCTCAACGACCTGTTGGAAATCTCCCGCCACGACGCCGGTGTGGCTGAGCTGTCCTCCGCGAACGTGGATGTCCGCCAGCCGGCGGAATCCGCTTGGCAGCAAACCCAGCACCTGGCCGAAGAGCTGGACGTGGACGTCATCTTCGACATCCCAGACGAGCCGCAGACTTTGGAAGGCGATGCGCGCCGCATCGAGCGCGTCGTGCGAAACCTCATCGCGAACGCCATCGACCATTCCGAAGGCAACCCGGTCACCGTGCGCATGCGTTCCAACGACGAGGCAGTGGCTATCACCGTCACCGACGGTGGTGTGGGCCTGAAGTCGGGCGAAGAAGACTTGGTGTTCAACCGGTTTTGGCGCGCCGATAAGTCCCGCAAGCGCCACTCCGGCGGCACGGGCTTGGGCCTGGCCATCGCACGGGAGGATGCGCAGCTGCACGGCGGCACGCTCGACGCGGTCGGCGAATTCGGCGTGGGCTCGCAGTTCCGCCTGGTGCTGCCGCGCCACCTGGAGGCCGGGGTCACCGAGTCCCCGCTTCCGCTCGAGGCGCCGCGCGCTACCGCACCAGAGTCTGCAGAACCACTTGACGGCGCAGAAAACTCTGCCGACAGCGCTGAAGGATTTGGCGGGGAAGGCGGAGCCGTCGATAAGCGAGAGCCCCAGGAGGACACCAATGCGTAA
- the lpqB gene encoding MtrAB system accessory lipoprotein LpqB produces the protein MRKTLACLMVALTALTTSCASLPTNSAPHVIRSFTPDETETQDAGPKDGQEPDLLLRDFYHASATPDGDYEAARAYLTEGASTAWDPTGQQLVVDSIGMTTLPGSSVGQRSFAVHGQVVGTVRPGGSYSPERGDYEATIDMEMVDGQWRISSLPEGVVFERTELRNQYQPYNLYFFDQDDQELVTDRRWVHSRRETLASDLIGLLMEGPSERLRPALTGSLPSRVTYTGERDGIYTFSGFSGVSEDERARFAAQVVWTLASAGVTGPYMLEADGQSLIDGTAALDTDDFIAASPLVETVGETKLYALSSGNVVQVEERSTHPVEGSLGAAGDVSSVDIAGGGEWAAIFGKPGDDEDDIFRVGTFDGAEAEVMRAGTFTRPAFEPDAAAVWTVVDGKQILRTVRSAATGNLTTGEVKVELPKGVDGNISVLRLSRTGTRVVMVIDGSLYTGIVRRQASGERSIVNVCEYAQELAGSVISADWRPDGSLLVGTTSTTPVMRVEQDGSSMTAMSAGNISAPVVAVAASPSTLYVTDANALLQMPASGADNPIWREVPGLEGVRALPITSR, from the coding sequence ATGCGTAAAACCCTTGCCTGCCTCATGGTTGCGCTGACGGCGCTGACCACTAGCTGCGCCTCGCTGCCCACGAACTCGGCGCCGCACGTCATCCGCTCCTTCACGCCCGATGAGACCGAAACGCAGGACGCCGGTCCGAAGGACGGACAAGAGCCGGACCTTTTGCTCCGCGATTTTTACCACGCATCCGCGACACCCGACGGCGACTACGAGGCAGCGCGCGCCTACCTCACCGAGGGTGCCTCCACGGCGTGGGACCCGACCGGCCAACAGCTCGTCGTGGACAGCATCGGCATGACCACGCTGCCGGGTTCCTCAGTGGGGCAGCGCAGCTTCGCGGTGCACGGCCAGGTTGTCGGCACGGTGCGCCCCGGCGGTTCCTACTCGCCGGAGCGGGGAGACTACGAGGCCACCATCGACATGGAGATGGTCGACGGGCAGTGGCGCATCTCCTCGCTGCCGGAAGGCGTGGTCTTTGAGCGCACGGAGTTGCGCAACCAGTACCAGCCGTACAACCTGTACTTCTTCGACCAGGACGACCAGGAGCTTGTCACGGACCGTCGCTGGGTGCATTCGCGCCGCGAAACCCTGGCCAGCGACCTTATCGGCCTGCTCATGGAGGGCCCCTCCGAGCGTCTGCGCCCCGCATTGACCGGCTCGCTGCCATCGAGAGTGACGTACACGGGCGAGCGCGACGGCATCTACACCTTCAGCGGTTTTTCCGGAGTGAGTGAGGATGAGCGCGCCCGTTTCGCGGCCCAGGTTGTGTGGACGCTCGCGTCTGCGGGGGTGACCGGCCCGTACATGCTGGAGGCTGACGGGCAATCGCTTATCGACGGCACCGCCGCCCTGGACACCGATGACTTCATCGCCGCGAGCCCCCTGGTGGAGACGGTGGGGGAGACCAAGCTCTACGCCCTGTCCAGCGGCAATGTTGTGCAGGTGGAAGAGCGCTCCACGCACCCGGTGGAGGGCAGCCTCGGCGCAGCCGGCGATGTGTCCTCGGTGGACATCGCCGGCGGCGGTGAGTGGGCCGCCATCTTTGGCAAACCCGGCGACGATGAGGACGATATCTTCCGCGTGGGAACCTTCGACGGTGCTGAAGCGGAAGTCATGCGCGCGGGCACGTTTACCCGCCCCGCGTTCGAACCCGACGCGGCCGCGGTGTGGACGGTGGTCGACGGCAAGCAGATCCTGCGCACGGTGAGATCCGCAGCCACTGGCAATCTGACCACCGGCGAGGTCAAAGTTGAGCTGCCCAAGGGAGTGGACGGAAACATTTCCGTACTGCGCCTGTCTCGCACCGGCACCCGGGTAGTGATGGTCATCGACGGCAGCCTTTACACCGGGATTGTGCGCCGCCAGGCCTCGGGCGAGCGCTCCATTGTCAACGTCTGCGAGTACGCCCAAGAACTGGCAGGCAGCGTGATCTCCGCCGACTGGCGCCCGGACGGATCCCTGCTCGTGGGCACGACCTCCACCACGCCGGTGATGCGCGTGGAACAGGACGGCTCCTCCATGACCGCGATGTCCGCAGGCAACATCTCGGCGCCCGTGGTGGCGGTGGCGGCGTCGCCGAGCACCCTGTACGTCACGGACGCCAACGCGCTGCTGCAGATGCCGGCCTCCGGCGCAGACAACCCGATCTGGCGCGAGGTTCCCGGCCTGGAAGGCGTGCGCGCGCTGCCGATCACTTCGCGCTAG
- a CDS encoding ComF family protein, producing the protein MGEMFGQIGELLLPRRCAGCRAPGTLLCPSCRKGLATPPQRVFPNTTPHAPVFALGPYADPHRGVILAMKERNHLAVRRHVGAVLAAALDYLEARGEIPTGAVLVPAPTRTRSARARGGDPVEQVCRATGRQVAPVLRLDPRTADQSGLDEAGRRANLAGRVQISGVPAGQVVLVDDVVTTGATLQASAAILLSRGADVAACVALCAA; encoded by the coding sequence ATGGGGGAGATGTTCGGGCAGATCGGCGAGCTGCTGCTGCCGCGCAGATGCGCGGGCTGCCGCGCGCCGGGGACACTGCTGTGCCCTTCGTGCCGTAAGGGCCTGGCGACGCCACCGCAGCGGGTGTTTCCCAACACCACCCCGCACGCGCCGGTGTTCGCGCTCGGGCCGTACGCGGACCCGCACCGCGGGGTGATCCTGGCCATGAAGGAGCGAAACCACCTGGCGGTACGCCGCCACGTCGGCGCGGTGCTTGCGGCTGCGTTGGATTACTTGGAGGCGCGCGGCGAGATCCCCACCGGCGCGGTTTTAGTGCCGGCACCTACGCGCACTCGTTCCGCGCGGGCTCGCGGCGGCGACCCGGTGGAGCAGGTCTGCCGAGCCACCGGAAGGCAGGTCGCGCCCGTGCTGCGGTTGGACCCGCGGACGGCGGACCAGTCCGGCCTCGACGAAGCAGGCCGGCGGGCCAACCTGGCGGGGCGCGTGCAGATTTCCGGGGTGCCCGCCGGGCAGGTCGTGCTGGTGGACGACGTGGTCACCACCGGCGCAACGCTGCAGGCCAGCGCAGCTATTTTGCTCTCGCGCGGGGCGGACGTCGCCGCGTGTGTGGCGCTGTGCGCGGCCTAG
- the hpf gene encoding ribosome hibernation-promoting factor, HPF/YfiA family: MTSADRNPIQETLSPEAQVTITGRNVEVPEHFQERVNGKLAKIEKLDPTLKSFHVELKHEKNPRREAEAERIQITATGSGHLARAEAKEENFYAALETAVDKLERSLRKVKARRNIAMSGHRAPKSTGVLAAEMEADAKAKQESAAQEAGKYDVDPYADQVEDVVPGQIVRSKLHSNAPRSVDDALSEMELVGHDFYLFVNEETNRPAVVYRRHAFDYGLIELAPEADAE, encoded by the coding sequence ATGACGTCTGCAGACCGCAACCCGATCCAAGAGACGCTGAGCCCGGAAGCCCAGGTCACCATCACCGGTCGAAACGTCGAGGTCCCAGAGCATTTCCAGGAACGAGTAAACGGCAAGCTGGCCAAGATTGAAAAGCTTGATCCGACGCTCAAGTCGTTCCATGTGGAGCTGAAGCACGAGAAGAACCCGCGCCGCGAGGCAGAGGCGGAGCGCATCCAGATCACCGCCACCGGCTCGGGCCACCTGGCCCGCGCTGAGGCGAAGGAGGAGAACTTCTACGCCGCGCTCGAGACCGCGGTGGACAAGCTGGAGCGCTCGCTGCGCAAGGTCAAGGCACGTCGCAACATCGCAATGTCCGGCCACCGCGCGCCGAAGAGCACCGGTGTGTTGGCCGCGGAGATGGAGGCGGACGCGAAGGCCAAGCAGGAGAGCGCGGCGCAGGAGGCCGGCAAGTACGACGTGGACCCGTACGCCGACCAGGTCGAAGACGTTGTCCCGGGCCAGATCGTGCGCTCCAAGTTGCACTCCAACGCCCCGCGCAGCGTGGACGATGCGCTCAGCGAGATGGAGCTGGTGGGCCACGACTTCTACCTCTTCGTCAATGAGGAGACCAACCGTCCGGCTGTGGTCTACCGCCGCCACGCGTTCGATTACGGTCTGATTGAGCTCGCCCCGGAGGCAGACGCCGAGTAG